One Etheostoma cragini isolate CJK2018 chromosome 6, CSU_Ecrag_1.0, whole genome shotgun sequence DNA window includes the following coding sequences:
- the irx4a gene encoding iroquois-class homeodomain protein IRX-4a: MSYPQFGYPYSSAPQFLMTTNSLTTCCESTGRSIAESGVAASGQTPVYCPVYESRLLATARHELSSAAALGVYGSPYTGSQGYGNYVTYGTDASAFYSLGPFDTKEATASAHAGITQATAYYPYDPTLGQYQYDRYGSMDGGTRRKNATRETTSTLKAWLQEHRKNPYPTKGEKIMLAIITKMTLTQVSTWFANARRRLKKENKMTWPPRNKGSEEKRYEDDEDGSQEEQIKSENNEDETRSRPDKDLQLSDLDDFDTLESESSECELKHRYHMNTHMSTTGDCPAEHLIKDASLKISLPVSLGGEQDLSKSCLKTSPEDFHADSRQSAKACYNQQQQQQQEQHGHQILDGKPRIWSLAQTATSLNQTEYPSCMLRCQPPPSSLTPSPAATSPVTGLDNRHDSPVTTLRNWVDGVFHDPLFRHSTLSQALTNTTVSWTTNTKGAVLEAERSAAALQQHQDSPKDSATSFPKTINKLFCS, encoded by the exons ATGTCATATCCACAATTTGGATATCCTTATTCGTCTGCTCCACAA TTCCTGATGACAACCAACTCTCTGACCACTTGCTGCGAGTCCACCGGCAGATCCATAGCCGAGTCCGGAGTAGCAGCGTCCGGGCAGACACCAGTCTACTGCCCCGTGTATGAGAGCCGGCTGCTGGCCACGGCGAGACATGAACTCAGCTCAGCCGCCGCGCTTGGCGTGTACGGGAGCCCCTACACCGGCAGTCAGGGCTATGGGAATTACGTTACATACGGCACGGACGCCTCGGCTTTCTACTCGCTG GGCCCATTCGACACTAAAGAGGCCACAGCTTCTGCGCATGCGGGAATAACCCAGGCAACAGCGTACTATCCTTATGATCCTACATTGGGACAGTATCAGTACGACAG ATACGGTTCCATGGATGGGGGAACGAGGCGGAAAAACGCCACACGCGAGACAACCAGCACCCTGAAGGCCTGGCTGCAGGAACACAGGAAGAACCCGTACCCGACCAAAGGGGAGAAGATCATGCTGGCCATCATCACCAAGATGACGCTCACGCAGGTCTCCACATGGTTCGCCAACGCCAGGAGGAGGCTGAAGAAGGAGAACAAGATGACGTGGCCGCCCAGGAACAAGGGCTCAGAGGAGAAAAGATacgaagatgatgaagatgggTCTCAGGAGGAGCAGATAAAAAGCGAGAACAATGAAGATG AGACCAGAAGTCGGCCTGATAAGGACCTCCAGTTGAGCGACCTGGACGACTTCGACACGCTGGAGTCTGAGAGCTCTGAGTGTGAGCTGAAGCATCGATaccacatgaacacacacatgtcaaCGACGGGCGACTGCCCCGCCGAACACCTCATCAAGGACGCGTCTCTGAAAATCTCCCTCCCAGTTTCTCTGGGAGGCGAGCAGGACTTGAGTAAAAGTTGTCTGAAAACGAGCCCGGAGGATTTCCATGCGGACAGCAGACAGTCGGCAAAGGCGTGTTAcaaccaacagcagcagcagcagcaggagcagcacgGCCACCAGATATTAGACGGCAAGCCTCGGATCTGGTCTTTGGCCCAAACTGCGACCTCCCTAAACCAGACTGAGTACCCGTCGTGTATGCTTAGGTGCCAGCCGCCGCCCTCCTCCCTCACCCCCTCGCCCGCCGCTACCTCACCCGTGACCGGCCTGGACAACAGGCATGACTCGCCGGTCACGACCCTGAGAAACTGGGTGGACGGGGTTTTCCACGACCCCTTGTTCAGGCACAGCACTTTGAGCCAGGCTCTGACCAACACCACCGTCTCTTGGACCACGAACACCAAAGGCGCCGTCCTGGAGGCTGAGAGGAGCGCGGCGGCCTTGCAGCAGCACCAAGACTCCCCCAAAGACAGTGCCACGAGCTTCCCAAAAACTATCAACAAACTTTTCTGCTCGTAA